One segment of Pseudomonadota bacterium DNA contains the following:
- the phoB gene encoding phosphate regulon transcriptional regulator PhoB yields the protein MTERILIVDDEPGLRQMLGFALTGAGFACSEVADAEKAELAIARETPDLVLLDWMLPGVSGVDLARRLKRDPRTRILPIIMLTARGEEGDKVRALEIGADDYVTKPFSTRELVARIKAVLRRSAQEQVEGEAVEINGLRIDTKTHRVLARGVPLPLSPTEFRLLHFFIAHPERVYTRSQLLDQVWGSNVYIEERTVDVHIRRLRKVLAPHRYDQMIQTVRSVGYRFSNQ from the coding sequence ATGACCGAAAGGATCCTCATCGTCGACGACGAGCCGGGGCTCAGGCAGATGCTGGGCTTCGCCTTGACGGGGGCCGGCTTCGCGTGCTCGGAGGTGGCGGATGCCGAGAAGGCCGAGCTGGCCATCGCCAGGGAGACACCGGACCTCGTGCTGCTCGATTGGATGCTCCCCGGTGTCAGCGGCGTGGATCTGGCGCGCCGGCTCAAGCGCGATCCGCGCACGCGCATCCTGCCCATCATCATGCTCACGGCCCGCGGGGAGGAGGGAGACAAGGTCCGGGCCCTGGAGATCGGCGCCGACGACTACGTCACCAAGCCGTTCTCGACCCGCGAGCTGGTGGCGCGCATCAAGGCCGTCCTGCGGCGCAGCGCGCAGGAGCAAGTGGAGGGCGAGGCCGTCGAGATCAACGGCCTGCGCATCGATACCAAGACCCACCGGGTCCTGGCACGTGGCGTCCCGCTGCCGTTGAGCCCCACGGAGTTTCGCCTCCTGCATTTCTTCATCGCGCACCCGGAGCGCGTGTACACCCGCAGCCAACTCCTCGATCAGGTGTGGGGCAGCAACGTGTATATTGAGGAGCGCACCGTGGACGTGCACATCCGGCGGCTGCGGAAGGTCCTGGCGCCCCACCGATATGACCAGATGATCCAGACCGTGCGCAGCGTCGGTTATCGCTTCTCCAATCAGTAA